From Impatiens glandulifera chromosome 7, dImpGla2.1, whole genome shotgun sequence:
aatattttgaataatatataatactctatatacatttaattaagttttaaatatttttcttatacatagttttgtttgaaattgttcctagtatatttttttttgtttgaatttactctcaaaatatttaaaaccatTTAATTGTTggtttgtattaaaaatatgcATTAATTCCTCATATACATggcatatttattttttattttctaagttCTAGAGCAAGACTTTAACATTCATctttaaattacttttttagCTTCATTCTCAAACAATGACGTAATCCCTGCGAGTTATTCACATATCTCACAAGCGCACTTAACCAATTAAACAAGTTAATAAAACTAGTCACCTAACAGGTTCGAACTCAGGATCTCAAGTAGGTTGGGGATATTCACTTTTTTCTTAGGCTAGAAGAGATGATCACttccatatttaaatattgtatgTTTGTACTGTAACAATCGAAGAATATTGAGGTTAAATGAGTGGAAGATTTACATTAATCATATAGTTATTGCATTAGAAAAAggtgttttatttttgtttgtcaCTTCAATCTTCTAAGTTTTTTCGTCAATctatattatatcataaatcCTCAATTCTCCCACTAACATTATTTTTCCCTTTCTTATATCTATTAATCATGTCTTCCCTTATTACTTCTACTCTCTTCAATCAAGGGAAGAAGAACTCCCCACACTTTTCAAGAAATATTTAGGGTCTTTCAAGTCGGgcaaaataaagaatataaatcCAAGTATGAAATACTTGATCGAAATTTGAATcgttttcataaataatttaaaattattgattaccTAATGTTCTAACTAGATTGTGTTTCTCGAATTTGGGTTATGACTTATTTCGACTAACATATCACTtcgttttcaaattaaattatattcattttcactCCAAATTCATTCTCACTAAGGTATAGCACCTCTTTTAATGTATGTCTTGTCTAACCAGCCTATTCAAAATATATTGCAGGTTTCGTATTATGATATCATATATCATATTTCGTaatttctatcatttttctatatgaatatcaaacatttttatattcttcaacttcaatattatgttattctttAGATATTATTTTGAGGGCAGTCACAAACAAACAACATTAGTGAGAGACGAATGAGCAACAATCTCGTCGTCGCTTGAAAATGGAacttaaaaagttatttgaagACGGAGGTGAAAACTTTAACCGTAATAAgacttgaaaaaataaaaaataaaaaaaatagatataaccACGTATACAAGGAATTTATCTCTATTtcaacacaaatttatagtgttataacattttaaatgattttaaatgtttattgagtaattcaaccaaaactaaATGTATAGTAAACaacttcaaacaaaaataaatatataaagagtaATTTCAAAAAAGatcatgtatataaatatatttcaacttaGTTATATGTATAGGAAAGGAAGTATTATACTTGTTACCTtttttataagttgaacaaatggatATGAATTATACTATAGATCTATTTTAATAAGTGTATAGATCTATTTTAATAagtgaaattgaaattaaattttgtattagaattctattttcaattttaagagaatcaaatatttggaaaactatataatttaattcatatgtttgaaaataatattataaaataaggaTTGTTTTGAGCTTATTTGATGTTTAGTTATTGGGATAAAACccaaattttaatacaaaatcaaaacattttatcaataatctaatcatcaattttatccatttaaatatcaaaactaTCATCTCTAAGCCACCttattctttctttctctcaacTCAAGactaaattattcttaaaactttaaaaaacagttttttcttaatttttatagaacaagaatttttaagagaaaaaagagGTAAAACTCAAAAACTAAGTGCCCTAAATGTCATCAGGTTTTATCTTGGATTTAACTATCAAGAAATAAGACAATAAACAGCAGGATTTACATTAATGTCTGCAAACACATAGTACTTAAAACACTACACGAGGCCTGCGGCTCTTAAATTGAAACAATAAACTATCAAATCCGCAGATATGAGAAACTGCAGGATTCAACAGAAGCAAACCAAGCAAAGTTCGCCTTATTCTCAAACACAATGATAGGGTTCATAATTAGGCATCATATTAGAAACACACACTTAAAATAGGCAACAACATTACTCACTGGATAACAAGACATTCTTGGCGGTTGGTGGTCTTGTTATGTCCATCGACATTCTCAACCGATTCAGATTTCCCATCTAGAGGCTCTTCTTCTGGACCAGAGTTTCCATTCTCAACACAAGAGATGGTTTCAAATATAAGAGCTTTTACTTCTTCGAACCTCTCCTCAGAAAGTGAAACCTCAGCTAAGAGCCTCCATGCATTCTCCTCTGAGGCCTCGTCGTAGTCTTTTTTCCTCTTTAACACCATATGTCCACTTATTTCCCATACAGCAGGGTTTACTTGAGTATCGAGTAGTTCCTCGCTTACTTCTCCCAGTGCCTGCTTCTCTGCATAACACTGTGATTCGAAATATGGAAAGGTTATTATAACCCTAGATAAGAATTATAGATCTATATTGGATTGCTTATTCGAATTATTACCTGAGGCAAGAGAAAAACGCGCCTGCCAGAGTCAGCTATAAGAACATTGTGAGGTATGTTGTTGTTCTGAAGACAGATGCAGGAATCTGAGACAGCATCCGATAAGTCATTGAGGGTATCCCCTCCTTCAAAGACAAGACCTCTAACCGGGTAGTTTAGCAGCTGAGAGATACCCACATTACCATTTACCATTGTTATCTTCTTAGTAGAAGCTTTCTCCATTGGAAATGGCACAGCCAAGTAGTAGGCCTGGTTTTGCAAAAACGATTAAACTTTTTTCATAAGATTTATACACAGTTAACTACAGGAAGAACCCATGTCACACCATGGAAAAACTGCTTCAAATGATTCAATTCTTGAGCAAATACATGGTTATGAATGTAAAAAACCTGAAAGTGAAGATGATTGATGGTAGCAAATGCACCCAAGCTGTTGTATCCCAAACGAAAGTAAGGGTTTCCAGCTTCAGCTGCCATGTAAAGGGCGAGCAAAAAGCTTTCCCTGTCAATCCTCTGAGGCAAACATTCAAAGACCCGGGGAATCAACAAGACATGCCCATATTCGATAGGGCTAACCTGTTAAGATACACACACacaaaaattagtaaaattataatgatcttACTTGGGAAGAACTTGTGCAATTCTttattaatcaatcaatcatcTTACATTAATGGCCACAACACTAGGAGCATTTTCAATGTCAATAGGAGCATTGGGGAAGAACTGAATCTCATCTTCTTCACTAGCTTCAAACTGGAACAGCACCTCTTCCTGTCCAACTTTAGTGAAGTTGAATTTGCTTCCATCGTAGGGTTGAAGGACCTTGTCTACACGAAACTCAGTAGGCCTCTTCTTAAGATGGCGACCTTCATTCAGCTGGGCAATGAAGCCATGTTCTCCAGGAATTACCTATATAATAAACAAGCAAAAACCATACATACAACAAATTGAGTTATGATTCATGAATAAACAATTTTTACTTGAAGATATGCAAAAAGTAAGACCTTAGATTCACAAGCTGTAACGTCATAGCGAAACAACCCCTTTTGCATTCGATCTTCCCACTGCATATTTAAGGAAACGCAGATATCAAACCAGATGAATATTTAATGACAGAATTAGCAGcaaagaggaggaagaagataaAGAATTATGTTCCTATTCTTAACAaagtttctttctttcttctctaaAACTCAACTATGGTTTCTCATCTTCTATTTTCTACATAACCAAATGGTGTCTAGTTAAGATTGACatgacaaaaacataaaaacaccAGATCTGAGAGATTTTTACCTCTCCAAGGAGAAGGGAATCCAAAAAGGGAATAGTTGGTTCTTTGTCATCGTGATCAATCACATCCTTTGGAAGAAGATTATCACACTTAAGAATCTTCTTGAAGGCATACAGAGGCAGCTTCGACCCTAATTTCAGTAACCCACAAATTTCAGTAAACATATTCATCAAAATACTTGAACAGACATTTCATCGAATACCTGAAAGGCAACATTTCTGAAGGCAATTCCTACCACAACCACCAGCCTGACGAGCACCTTCTTCCCCCTCTTCCTTTTGATAATTCGAAACAATAGTAGGAACCCTCTTAATTTTTAGCGACATCTTGAATACAGATCAACAAAAGACACACAAACACAAGCTCAAAGAAATAGATCGAGCGAGAGAAAAGTAAAACAAAGCGACGTAGACCTCGAAACAGAGAAATTATATTAGCTTAGATTAACTTAATAAGACGCAGACAGACAGGGCCTAATCTAATAAACGGAGAAGGAAACGGTGAGGAATGAACCACCGCCGGCGAGGAAGAGGAGGTCAGAAGGGCTTCCGCCTTCTGAAGGTAAAGCACCACGTCCTCCGTGCGGCGAAGGGTTGGTCTCAATCACACAACCATTGCGTCGGACAGATTGAACATGAAATAAGGACCGGGAAACTCCGTATATAGCCGTGATTACAACTTGTCGGAGTTGGGTATTACCCCCTCCAATCAAAACTGCAGCTTTAAGAGTCTTTCTCACTGAACTCCGACGACTATCCGTCCGCTAATGTCACCCACCCGTCAACGATAAGGAATTTTAcacagaagagagagaaagtgaatcaCTTTGAGAAGACGAAGGAAGACGATGATGAACGAGAGTCTTCGATTGAAGATGTTATATATagaagaaatgtgtcgccgtACGAGCCAATGAAAAGGGATCTTATTTTATACAATAatctttcattattttaattatttatttcaaatttaagattcattattaataaattaatttattaacttactatagtaaaaataatatatatatattacccaaaatattattcaaattaaattatttaaataattaatttgaaatttaagatTCATTAATAATACATACATGGAATAAGTTactataacaataaaaatatattaccaaaaatattattcaagttgaattatttaaataatttaattcaaattttaaaatcattaataaaatatagaaattaatttattaacttactatattaacaataaaaatatattaccaaaaatattattcaagttgaattatttaaataatttaattcaaattttagaatcataataaaacatggaaattaatttattaacttactatattaacaataaaaaaatatatattacccaAAACATTATTcaagttgaattatttaaataatttaattcaaatttaagaaTCATTAATAATACACatagaaattaatttattaacttattatagtaagaataaaaatattttactcatAGAACGGaattattaagaaatttaagttaaatatttatatattggttTATTCtac
This genomic window contains:
- the LOC124910709 gene encoding GDP-L-galactose phosphorylase 1, whose amino-acid sequence is MSLKIKRVPTIVSNYQKEEGEEGARQAGGCGRNCLQKCCLSGSKLPLYAFKKILKCDNLLPKDVIDHDDKEPTIPFLDSLLLGEWEDRMQKGLFRYDVTACESKVIPGEHGFIAQLNEGRHLKKRPTEFRVDKVLQPYDGSKFNFTKVGQEEVLFQFEASEEDEIQFFPNAPIDIENAPSVVAINVSPIEYGHVLLIPRVFECLPQRIDRESFLLALYMAAEAGNPYFRLGYNSLGAFATINHLHFQAYYLAVPFPMEKASTKKITMVNGNVGISQLLNYPVRGLVFEGGDTLNDLSDAVSDSCICLQNNNIPHNVLIADSGRRVFLLPQCYAEKQALGEVSEELLDTQVNPAVWEISGHMVLKRKKDYDEASEENAWRLLAEVSLSEERFEEVKALIFETISCVENGNSGPEEEPLDGKSESVENVDGHNKTTNRQECLVIQ